Proteins encoded together in one Triticum dicoccoides isolate Atlit2015 ecotype Zavitan chromosome 7B, WEW_v2.0, whole genome shotgun sequence window:
- the LOC119338045 gene encoding transcription factor BHLH094-like isoform X1 — translation MEGRAGGGSGDYITSLLTSSPMFDFGVLDGAVAAGGNCLEKFCGDPGFAERAARLSSFNGQHFTPGLFGMPPPAPGAGNGEFGGSREASSVSDPASAMKDANAKKRKAPAAKGKAKEPSLSTSCQLCCAFQVGEQKEADVKRCRTGDAEKKVKPKAEQAGSDSSVEDGEQRKGKGKNAKPVEPPKDYVHVRARRGQATDSHSLAERVRRERISQRMKFLQDLVPGCNKVIGKALMLDEIINYVQSLQRQVEFLSMKLATVNPLDFSNLPTLLHKDMYGPSASSVFSLESSSSAFPFSDQGDVFQSFLPSSMESQCTLNQLDLALSQATNAAQYAFQDGTATASTNLQQQRNFWEDDLQSVFHVDNRQSQDNGVSAESFHGDLQTGQMKMEF, via the exons ATGGAGGGCAGGGCCGGAGGCGGCAGCGGCGACTACATTACCAGCCTCCTCACCTCGTCGCCGATGTTCGACTTCGGCGTGCTGGACGGCGCCGTGGCGGCGGGCGGGAACTGCCTGGAGAAGTTCTGCGGCGACCCGGGGTTCGCGGAGCGGGCGGCGCGGCTGTCCAGCTTCAACGGGCAGCACTTCACGCCAGGGCTCTTCGGGATGCCACCGCCGGCGCCCGGCGCGGGCAACGGCGAGTTCGGCGGCTCGCGGGAGGCGTCTTCCGTGTCAGACCCTGCCTCGGCGATGAAGGACGCCaatgccaagaagaggaaggcgCCCGCGGCCAAAGGCAAGGCCAAGGAGCCTTCCCTCAGCACCTCTTGCCAG TTGTGTTGTGCCTTTCAGGTCGGGGAGCAGAAGGAGGCGGACGTCAAGAGGTGCAGGACGGGTGACGCCGAGAAGAAGGTGAAGCCCAAGGCGGAGCAGGCCGGGAGCGACAGCTCGGTGGAGGACGGCGAGCAGaggaagggcaaggggaagaatgcCAAGCCGGTGGAGCCCCCCAAGGACTACGTCCATGTCCGGGCAAGGAGAGGCCAGGCCACTGACAGCCACAGCCTGGCAGAGCGG GTGAGAAGAGAGAGGATCAGCCAGCGGATGAAATTTCTCCAGGACCTCGTCCCAGGATGCAACAAG GTGATTGGCAAGGCACTGATGCTTGATGAGATCATAAACTACGTGCAGTCGCTTCAACGGCAAGTCGAG TTCCTCTCCATGAAGCTCGCAACCGTGAACCCGCTCGACTTCAGCAACCTGCCCACGCTCCTGCACAAAGAT ATGTACGGCCCATCGGCGAGCTCGGTGTTCTCGCTCGAGAGCTCCAGCTCGGCCTTCCCGTTCAGCGACCAAGGAGACGTCTTCCAGTCCTTCCTGCCCAGCAGCATGGAGAGCCAGTGCACCCTGAATCAGCTGGACCTGGCTCTGTCCCAGGCCACCAACGCAGCGCAGTACGCCTTCCAGGATGGGACGGCCACGGCCAGCACGAACCTCCAGCAG CAGAGGAACTTCTGGGAGGATGATCTCCAGAGCGTTTTTCATGTGGACAACAGGCAGAGCCAGGATAACGGGGTCTCAGCAGAGAGCTTCCACG GTGATCTGCAAACAGGCCAGATGAAAATGGAGTTCTAG
- the LOC119338045 gene encoding transcription factor BHLH094-like isoform X2 yields MEGRAGGGSGDYITSLLTSSPMFDFGVLDGAVAAGGNCLEKFCGDPGFAERAARLSSFNGQHFTPGLFGMPPPAPGAGNGEFGGSREASSVSDPASAMKDANAKKRKAPAAKGKAKEPSLSTSCQLCCAFQVGEQKEADVKRCRTGDAEKKVKPKAEQAGSDSSVEDGEQRKGKGKNAKPVEPPKDYVHVRARRGQATDSHSLAERVRRERISQRMKFLQDLVPGCNKVIGKALMLDEIINYVQSLQRQVEFLSMKLATVNPLDFSNLPTLLHKDMYGPSASSVFSLESSSSAFPFSDQGDVFQSFLPSSMESQCTLNQLDLALSQATNAAQYAFQDGTATASTNLQQRNFWEDDLQSVFHVDNRQSQDNGVSAESFHGDLQTGQMKMEF; encoded by the exons ATGGAGGGCAGGGCCGGAGGCGGCAGCGGCGACTACATTACCAGCCTCCTCACCTCGTCGCCGATGTTCGACTTCGGCGTGCTGGACGGCGCCGTGGCGGCGGGCGGGAACTGCCTGGAGAAGTTCTGCGGCGACCCGGGGTTCGCGGAGCGGGCGGCGCGGCTGTCCAGCTTCAACGGGCAGCACTTCACGCCAGGGCTCTTCGGGATGCCACCGCCGGCGCCCGGCGCGGGCAACGGCGAGTTCGGCGGCTCGCGGGAGGCGTCTTCCGTGTCAGACCCTGCCTCGGCGATGAAGGACGCCaatgccaagaagaggaaggcgCCCGCGGCCAAAGGCAAGGCCAAGGAGCCTTCCCTCAGCACCTCTTGCCAG TTGTGTTGTGCCTTTCAGGTCGGGGAGCAGAAGGAGGCGGACGTCAAGAGGTGCAGGACGGGTGACGCCGAGAAGAAGGTGAAGCCCAAGGCGGAGCAGGCCGGGAGCGACAGCTCGGTGGAGGACGGCGAGCAGaggaagggcaaggggaagaatgcCAAGCCGGTGGAGCCCCCCAAGGACTACGTCCATGTCCGGGCAAGGAGAGGCCAGGCCACTGACAGCCACAGCCTGGCAGAGCGG GTGAGAAGAGAGAGGATCAGCCAGCGGATGAAATTTCTCCAGGACCTCGTCCCAGGATGCAACAAG GTGATTGGCAAGGCACTGATGCTTGATGAGATCATAAACTACGTGCAGTCGCTTCAACGGCAAGTCGAG TTCCTCTCCATGAAGCTCGCAACCGTGAACCCGCTCGACTTCAGCAACCTGCCCACGCTCCTGCACAAAGAT ATGTACGGCCCATCGGCGAGCTCGGTGTTCTCGCTCGAGAGCTCCAGCTCGGCCTTCCCGTTCAGCGACCAAGGAGACGTCTTCCAGTCCTTCCTGCCCAGCAGCATGGAGAGCCAGTGCACCCTGAATCAGCTGGACCTGGCTCTGTCCCAGGCCACCAACGCAGCGCAGTACGCCTTCCAGGATGGGACGGCCACGGCCAGCACGAACCTCCAGCAG AGGAACTTCTGGGAGGATGATCTCCAGAGCGTTTTTCATGTGGACAACAGGCAGAGCCAGGATAACGGGGTCTCAGCAGAGAGCTTCCACG GTGATCTGCAAACAGGCCAGATGAAAATGGAGTTCTAG
- the LOC119338045 gene encoding transcription factor BHLH094-like isoform X4 yields the protein MEGRAGGGSGDYITSLLTSSPMFDFGVLDGAVAAGGNCLEKFCGDPGFAERAARLSSFNGQHFTPGLFGMPPPAPGAGNGEFGGSREASSVSDPASAMKDANAKKRKAPAAKGKAKEPSLSTSCQVGEQKEADVKRCRTGDAEKKVKPKAEQAGSDSSVEDGEQRKGKGKNAKPVEPPKDYVHVRARRGQATDSHSLAERVRRERISQRMKFLQDLVPGCNKVIGKALMLDEIINYVQSLQRQVEFLSMKLATVNPLDFSNLPTLLHKDMYGPSASSVFSLESSSSAFPFSDQGDVFQSFLPSSMESQCTLNQLDLALSQATNAAQYAFQDGTATASTNLQQRNFWEDDLQSVFHVDNRQSQDNGVSAESFHGDLQTGQMKMEF from the exons ATGGAGGGCAGGGCCGGAGGCGGCAGCGGCGACTACATTACCAGCCTCCTCACCTCGTCGCCGATGTTCGACTTCGGCGTGCTGGACGGCGCCGTGGCGGCGGGCGGGAACTGCCTGGAGAAGTTCTGCGGCGACCCGGGGTTCGCGGAGCGGGCGGCGCGGCTGTCCAGCTTCAACGGGCAGCACTTCACGCCAGGGCTCTTCGGGATGCCACCGCCGGCGCCCGGCGCGGGCAACGGCGAGTTCGGCGGCTCGCGGGAGGCGTCTTCCGTGTCAGACCCTGCCTCGGCGATGAAGGACGCCaatgccaagaagaggaaggcgCCCGCGGCCAAAGGCAAGGCCAAGGAGCCTTCCCTCAGCACCTCTTGCCAG GTCGGGGAGCAGAAGGAGGCGGACGTCAAGAGGTGCAGGACGGGTGACGCCGAGAAGAAGGTGAAGCCCAAGGCGGAGCAGGCCGGGAGCGACAGCTCGGTGGAGGACGGCGAGCAGaggaagggcaaggggaagaatgcCAAGCCGGTGGAGCCCCCCAAGGACTACGTCCATGTCCGGGCAAGGAGAGGCCAGGCCACTGACAGCCACAGCCTGGCAGAGCGG GTGAGAAGAGAGAGGATCAGCCAGCGGATGAAATTTCTCCAGGACCTCGTCCCAGGATGCAACAAG GTGATTGGCAAGGCACTGATGCTTGATGAGATCATAAACTACGTGCAGTCGCTTCAACGGCAAGTCGAG TTCCTCTCCATGAAGCTCGCAACCGTGAACCCGCTCGACTTCAGCAACCTGCCCACGCTCCTGCACAAAGAT ATGTACGGCCCATCGGCGAGCTCGGTGTTCTCGCTCGAGAGCTCCAGCTCGGCCTTCCCGTTCAGCGACCAAGGAGACGTCTTCCAGTCCTTCCTGCCCAGCAGCATGGAGAGCCAGTGCACCCTGAATCAGCTGGACCTGGCTCTGTCCCAGGCCACCAACGCAGCGCAGTACGCCTTCCAGGATGGGACGGCCACGGCCAGCACGAACCTCCAGCAG AGGAACTTCTGGGAGGATGATCTCCAGAGCGTTTTTCATGTGGACAACAGGCAGAGCCAGGATAACGGGGTCTCAGCAGAGAGCTTCCACG GTGATCTGCAAACAGGCCAGATGAAAATGGAGTTCTAG
- the LOC119338045 gene encoding transcription factor BHLH094-like isoform X3 — MEGRAGGGSGDYITSLLTSSPMFDFGVLDGAVAAGGNCLEKFCGDPGFAERAARLSSFNGQHFTPGLFGMPPPAPGAGNGEFGGSREASSVSDPASAMKDANAKKRKAPAAKGKAKEPSLSTSCQVGEQKEADVKRCRTGDAEKKVKPKAEQAGSDSSVEDGEQRKGKGKNAKPVEPPKDYVHVRARRGQATDSHSLAERVRRERISQRMKFLQDLVPGCNKVIGKALMLDEIINYVQSLQRQVEFLSMKLATVNPLDFSNLPTLLHKDMYGPSASSVFSLESSSSAFPFSDQGDVFQSFLPSSMESQCTLNQLDLALSQATNAAQYAFQDGTATASTNLQQQRNFWEDDLQSVFHVDNRQSQDNGVSAESFHGDLQTGQMKMEF; from the exons ATGGAGGGCAGGGCCGGAGGCGGCAGCGGCGACTACATTACCAGCCTCCTCACCTCGTCGCCGATGTTCGACTTCGGCGTGCTGGACGGCGCCGTGGCGGCGGGCGGGAACTGCCTGGAGAAGTTCTGCGGCGACCCGGGGTTCGCGGAGCGGGCGGCGCGGCTGTCCAGCTTCAACGGGCAGCACTTCACGCCAGGGCTCTTCGGGATGCCACCGCCGGCGCCCGGCGCGGGCAACGGCGAGTTCGGCGGCTCGCGGGAGGCGTCTTCCGTGTCAGACCCTGCCTCGGCGATGAAGGACGCCaatgccaagaagaggaaggcgCCCGCGGCCAAAGGCAAGGCCAAGGAGCCTTCCCTCAGCACCTCTTGCCAG GTCGGGGAGCAGAAGGAGGCGGACGTCAAGAGGTGCAGGACGGGTGACGCCGAGAAGAAGGTGAAGCCCAAGGCGGAGCAGGCCGGGAGCGACAGCTCGGTGGAGGACGGCGAGCAGaggaagggcaaggggaagaatgcCAAGCCGGTGGAGCCCCCCAAGGACTACGTCCATGTCCGGGCAAGGAGAGGCCAGGCCACTGACAGCCACAGCCTGGCAGAGCGG GTGAGAAGAGAGAGGATCAGCCAGCGGATGAAATTTCTCCAGGACCTCGTCCCAGGATGCAACAAG GTGATTGGCAAGGCACTGATGCTTGATGAGATCATAAACTACGTGCAGTCGCTTCAACGGCAAGTCGAG TTCCTCTCCATGAAGCTCGCAACCGTGAACCCGCTCGACTTCAGCAACCTGCCCACGCTCCTGCACAAAGAT ATGTACGGCCCATCGGCGAGCTCGGTGTTCTCGCTCGAGAGCTCCAGCTCGGCCTTCCCGTTCAGCGACCAAGGAGACGTCTTCCAGTCCTTCCTGCCCAGCAGCATGGAGAGCCAGTGCACCCTGAATCAGCTGGACCTGGCTCTGTCCCAGGCCACCAACGCAGCGCAGTACGCCTTCCAGGATGGGACGGCCACGGCCAGCACGAACCTCCAGCAG CAGAGGAACTTCTGGGAGGATGATCTCCAGAGCGTTTTTCATGTGGACAACAGGCAGAGCCAGGATAACGGGGTCTCAGCAGAGAGCTTCCACG GTGATCTGCAAACAGGCCAGATGAAAATGGAGTTCTAG